The genomic window CCAGTCGAACGGGCACGGCGTCTGCAACCATCGCTCAATGGCTTGGACCTGCGCTTCGGTCATGAACGGATCGACCGTCCATGATTTCACCGCCGGTGCCGTGGGCTGAAGGCCCGCGTCGAACTGCGCCGTTGCCGCTGGGCAGCTGAGCAGGGTCCAGGCCCATAGGCCGCAAGCAAGTTTTTTTAAATCAAGCATCAAAATCTCCCGTAGCCGAACTCGCCAGAGTTTGGACCGTCCCCGTAGCCGAAGTCGCCAGACTTTGGACGTGTGCTCGTCTATTCCAAAGTCTGGCGACTTCGGTTACACGCAATTGGCATTCCAAATGCGTCTGCAAGGCAATCGCTTACTCGGCGATCACAGCTACTTCTCATCGCGGCAGATTGCTGTGGTGTTTTGATACAGGTGTTGCGATCCGCCGCCTTCCCGAACGCGAACCGGAAACGCCACGATGCCAGCTTGCAATACAACTTCTTTGCTCCTTGCTTTGCTCACGTTTGTGCCGCTGGGGATCGCTCGCCCCGCACAGGGTCGAGCTGACGAAGCGGTCGCGTCGGCGATCGATGCGGTGACCGTGTATCGCGACCAAGCCCAGGTGATCCGTCGATTCGACGTGCCTGCTTCTCCCGAACTGCAACGCATTCGCGTAACGGGCTTGCCCGCGCAGTTGGTCGAGGGAACCGCCTATGCCGAAAGCGAAGCCAATACGACGGTCCGCTCCGTGCGGGTCTACACAACCACGCAAGTCTCTCCGGAAAGCCAGCAAAAACTGCGGCAGCTGCGAGCCGAACTGGGAGAGCTTGAAGATGAATTGGAAGCCGCCGAGCAGATGTTGGCGGTCATCGAACAAGATTTGCTGACGGTCGAAAAACTGGTTCGCTTTTCCGCCGAAAAAGCACAACAGAATCTCGATCGCGCCACTCTGGATTCCAAGACGGTGACCGAACTGGCGGACTTTACCATGCAGCGGCGACGGCTGTTGGCCGCGGAGCTGCACGAAGCGCAAGGGCAAGTCCAACAGCTGCAGGAAGACATTGTCGAGAATCAATCGCGGCAACAGAAGATCTCTGCTCAGCAACAGACGCGTGCTTTCGAAGCCATGGTGGAAGTCAATTCGCCGGAGGGCGGTTGGGTGCGGTTGGCCTATCGTGTGAACCAGGTTTCCTGGACGCCCCGCTACACGCTACGCGGACAATCCGGAGACGACGATTCGCGAACTTTCGAATTGCAGTTGGCTGCCGTGGTCTCGCAGGCCAGCGGTGAAGATTGGCAGGACGTGGCTCTCACGTTGTCGACCGCTCAGCCCGACATTCAGTCGGCCGGCCCCATGCTGACTCCACTGCGGGTCGGCACCGCCGCGACCGCCGGTGGCACGGCCGCGGTATCACCGAGTCCCGCGGAGACGTTGGCCGGACTGTCGGGCCGCGACGGCCAGGAAGTCCCCGGTTGGCAAGACCAAGCAGTCTGGCAACGCGATATCGGCCTGAACGCCGAAGCCGGACGGCGGCAACTGGATGAATTGAGCCGTGACCTGAACGCACAGCGAGAGGTTGCCGCCGATGCCGGGGCCGACATCACCGACGCCACCTACCGCGTGCCCGGCCGGATCGATTTAGACAGCCGTGCGGGTGGACAAACCGTAGCAATTTCCAACGACACATTGAACGGTGAACTGGCCTATGTGGTCACGCCCTTATTAAGCAGTTTTGCGTATCGCCAAGCGGAATTGACCAATACGCTGGGACGCAATCTGATCGCCGGCGAAGCGGGGATTTATTTGGATGACAAGTTTGTCGGCACCACCACCTTGCCGCCCACCGCGGCAGGAGGACGTTTGTTGGTCGGTTTCGGCGCCGACCGCCAGTTGCGGACCCGTCGCGAGTTACTGTCGCGTGACAGCAGCATCCACGGCGGCAACCAACGCCAGGAGCTAAAGGTACGGCTGGTGGTTTCGAACTATCACGACCATCCCGTCTCGGTTCGCTTGCTCGATCGCGTGCCGGTCAGCAACCAAGACGCCGCGATCAGTGTCGCCTTGAGCGCGGAAGCGGATGACCAGTTGAGCGACGACGGGCTGTATCGACGCATGCAATATCCCACGGGCATTCTCCGCTGGGACTTGGATGTGCCGGCCGAGCGGTTCGGCAGTAAAGCTTTTGATTTCGAATACCGCTTTACGCTGGAGTACGACCGCCAGCAACAGATCGTCGGCGATCAAATGATCGAGAGCATCCGCAACGACTACCGCTTCGAAAACTCCAGCGGCGGCGGCATGGGAGGCATGGGCGGCGGGATTTTTTAACCGCGGGGCGCAACCCAAGACGAATACTCTATACCGGTACACTGGGTTGCGACCGTTTTTCTGCATTGAGTGCTAGGAAACAAATGGATTGGACCCGCCTAACTGCCGATGCCGCGTTGTTGGCCTTTCTGATCGCTTGGTTGTTGCGGGCTTACAAAGGATGCTTTCCGGCTAATCGCTGGGTTCGCTGCGAACGCGGGACCTATGCCGCCGGCGGGGTACTGATGGTCGTTCACGTGCTGGTTGCCTATGGCTTTTTCCATGGTTGGTCACACGCTGCGGCACTGGCCCATACGGCCGAACAGACGCGGCAGACTGTAGGGTGGGCGTTTGCCGGGGGGCTGTATTTCAATTTTTTGTTTGTGGGCGTCTATCTGACGGATATCGGTTGGCGGGCCCGCGTGGGGGGCTGGGAACAGCGCACGCCTCGCGTCATGGCATACACTATGGATTCCTTTTTATGGTTCATCGTGGTGATGTCCACCGTCGTGTTTGAGTCCGGTGCGGTACGCTGGTTCGCGGTGATGGGGGTGGCCGCCGTGTGGTTCGGAATCTGGCAAGGTATCCATGCGCAAAGCAAAACTTAAAAGTCGATGGCTGGCGTGTTTGACGGCCCTCGCGGTGTGTTTAGGTTCTCAACCATCCTGGGCGGGCGGTGGCCCCGAGAACGTGGTGGTGCTGGTCAACAGTCGCTCGGCGGCCTCCAAACAGATCGCCAATTTTTATGTCTCGCTGCGCGATATCCCCGCTGGCAATGTGATCTATTTGGACGAGGTGCCCGAGGGCGAGTCGACCGATGTGGAGACGTTTCGTGAAACGATCCTGAAGCCCACCATCGAGACCATCAACGCCCGGCGGATGGCCGCTCGCATCGATTACCTTGTCTATTCGGCCGACTTTCCCACCGCGGTGAAAATCCACGCCGACCTGGAGAACGTGGACGTCGAGATTCCCAAGGTGCTTACCAAAACCGCCTCGATCAACGGGCTGACCTATATGGCCGGATGGACGATGGCCAAAAACCCTTCTTATCTGTCGCTGGATGCCAACGGCTATGCGTCGCAAACGGCGGAGGCGGCTTTGCAGCGGTGTTACCGGGGGCCCGTTTCGAAGACCTGCAACAAGGCGATGCAGGCTTATCGCGACGACCAATTCGACGAAGCCTTCACGCAGTTCAGTCAGTTGCTGGAAGACAACCCGTCTCAACCCGCGCTGCACTATTGGCTGGCTCGCTGCGAAGCCCAACGCGACAACTGGGACGCGGCGCTGGAGTCGTTGGATGAGGCGATTCGCAGGGGCTGGTGTTTTCGCGTGTTCACCAGCCAAGACGAAGCCTTTGCAGCGGGCGCCGACGAACTGACATTTCAAACGCGGCTGGCCGCCATGCCCGACACCGCATGGCCCCAACATCCCTCAAGAGAGTTTCGCGCGTCGCTGAACTGGGCGCCCAACGGTATGCCCGTGGCGTCACCGCAATGGGGCACGCGTTATTTCCTATCCACCGTGCTGGCCGTGACCCGCGGCGCGGGCACTACCCCGGCGGAAGCGATGGCGAACTTGCAACGATCGCACGATGCGGATTTCACTCAGCCGCGAGGACGATTCTGCTTTACCCTCACCGGCGACGTCCGCACGCGTACGCGGAAACCCGGATTTGACTCCGCGATCAAGGAACTGAAACGCCTGGGCTACAACGCGGAAGTGATCGAGGGCAAGCTTCCCGAAAACCTCAACGACGTGGCTGGACTGATGATCGGAGCCGCCAACTACCAATGGGCACCGACGCAAAGCCGCATCTTGCCTGGAGCCATCTGTGAGAACCTGACCAGCTTTGGCGGCAAAATGGATCAGCGTGGCGGTCAAACGAAACTCAGCGAACTGCTGCGCGCCGGCGCGGCCGGTTCCAGCGGCACAGTGACCGAACCGTATGCCATCCAAGCCAAATTCCCCCATCCGTCGATTCAGGTCCACTACGCCCACGGCAGTTCGTTGGCCGAAGCGTTTTATCAGTCCGTCAGCGGACCCTATCAATTGCTGATCGTCGGAGATCCGCTGTGTCAGCCTTGGGCGGTCCCGCCTGCGTTTGAATGTACCGGCCTGACAGCGGAGCAAGCCGTCAGCGGGCCGGTCAAGTGCGGGTTGGTTGCCACCGGCGAAACTGAAATCGCCCGCTACGAAATTTTTATGGATGGGCGGTTTTCCGGCGCGCTGTTGCCCGGCCAACCGTTGACGTTCCAAAGCACTCAATTGGCCGATGGTTACCATGAGTTGCGGATCGTGGCGATCGCCGACAATTCCCTGCGAACTCAGGCACGTCAGATCATTCCCTTTACCGTCGACAACCGACAGCAATCGCTTCAACTGCTGCGTTCTGGCGAGGGCGAGCTGAAAGCGAATGGTGAGGTGTCATTGAGCGTCGTGTCGAATCTGGATGTGCCGATCCACGTCGTGCATGCGGGACGCGAACTGGCCACGGTAGACGCGGGCAATGGAGAGGTGACGATTGCCTGCCAGACGTTGGGCAGCGAAACCGTACGGTTGCAAGCGCTGGCCGCCGTCGACGGCAAGCCGATGTACAGCGAACCGCTTGTGTTGCGCATTCAAGCCGCCGAGGAATCGCCCAAGTAGTCTTCGACGTACAGCATTTGGACGATTCTTTTGCCGGCCGCCAGCAGCGGCGACGCCACCGCCGCGCCGATGAATCCGAACAGTACGCCCATGATGGCTTGCGCGGCGATCAACATTGCAGGCGGCAGTGACACGGCCTGTTGTTGAATCAGCGGCGTGACGATATAGCTTTCCACCAACTGCAAGGCCAGGTATCCCGCCAGCACACCACCCACCGTGGCCGTGCCCTCGGGCAGGGCGAACAGCATCGCCAGCGACAACGCGATGGCCGCGCCGATGTTGGGGATGAAGGTCAGCAGCGCCGTCACGATGCCCAGGGTGCCGGCCATCGGGACGCCCAACGCCAACAGCAGCAAGAACGCGCCCAAGCCGGTCACCAACATCGAACCGAAGCGACCGATCAACCACCGCCATAACGTGTCCCCGACGGCGTTCAAAACCTGTTTGGCACGTGCTCGTCGCGGCGGCGGGACCAGCTGTACCAAGCCGTCGCGGTACGTGGTCGGCGATATCGCCAGAAACAGGCCGACAAAAAAGATCAGCAGACTGTTGACGATCAAGCCGAAGGTGGTCTTGAACAGTTGCCCGATCGAGCTGGCCGCGCTTTGGACCGGTTGTGGGATGTCAGGGATCTGCATCCCCTGCGACCCCTTTGCACGCTGGGAATCTTCTGAGCCGTTCTCGGCCGTTTGTTTGTCGGGCGATTTTTGCACTCCCAACGCGTCGGAAACAAACGGCGTGGAAGCCACCGTCGAACGCACCACCGGGTATTGTTCGACGAAGCGTCCCAAATCTTCCAAGCCTTGGTCGATTTTCTTTTCCGCTCTCTCGATCTGCTGGTTGATCTGGACGAAAAACAGCGCCAGTCCGCCCGCCATCAGCAGCAACAACATCAACACCGTCAGAGTTAAAGAACCGCGGTACCCCAGCGGCAGTTTACCGCTGATCAGGGCCGCCACTTTGGTCAGAAATACGCCAAATACGACCCCCAGAAACAGAATCAAGATGATTTCCGTGGCCCACGTAAACGCCAGCGCGATGGCAACGATTAGACTTACGACCGCTATCGGACGCAGCAGGTCGATGGGCAAACGTGAGGTCGTCGATTCAGTCATAGGACACAGTGCAGATTCGGAAATAAAACGTGCGGGTTTCTCGCCAAGTCCGGACCGTTGACGTCGTGCTGACGCCGCATGCCGCTTGGCAAATCCCGACAAATTGCAAACGTTCGCCTATGACTAGCAAACGAAGTGCCAGAATCCAGTTGTCTTTTGGCCGTCGTGAACTCACCGCGCTGGCCGCGGCCATTGATCTATAATCGCACGTCCTTCGCAAAGCAGTAACGCCGTTGGATTTCACTCACTCGCAGGTTGCAGAAAATGATGTCGTCCCCCATCCGGATCGCCGTTGCGGTGCTGACGTATGTTGTTCTTTTCCCGACCGCGCAGGCTCAGACCGCCGAACGTCCCAACGTGTTGTTAATCTTAGCGGATGATCTGGGCTATTCGGATCTGGGTTGTTACGGCAGCGAGATCGAGACGCCGAATCTGGATCGGCTGGCGGAGGGGGGCCTGCGTTTTACACAGTTTTACAATACGGCTCGTTGCTGGCCCACGCGGGCGGCCCTGCTGACCGGCTACTACGCTCAAACCGTTCGCCGCGACATTGTTCCAGGCGTTCGCAGCGGAGGCCGCGGCGTGCGGCAGGATTGGGCAACACTGCTGCCCGTGCATCTCAAACCGCTTGGCTATCGCTCTTATCACAGCGGGAAATGGCACATCGATGGGATGCCGATCGAAAACGGATTTGACCGTTCGTATCTGCTAAAGGATCAAGGTCGATTCTTTAATCCTCAAGTGCACTGGCAGGACGACGAACGTTTACCGCCGGTAGAAAAAGACTCCGGCTATTATGCGACCGAGGCGATTGGTCAGCACGCGATTGAATGTCTCGAAGAACATCACAGGCAGCACGCCGACAAACCCTTCTTTCACTACCTTGCCTTTACCGCTCCACATTTCCCCCTGCACGCCCTGCCCCAAGACATCGAAAAATATAAATCGATATACCGGCAGGGGTGGGAGAAAGTTCGTCAGCAGCGGTGGGCAAAGATCAAACAGATGGGCTTGCTCGAAGGAGAATTATCGGCTGTCGAACGCGACCTCGGTCCGCCGTATGCCTTTCCCGATCATCTGGAAATTTTAGGTTCTGGCGAAGTGAACCGGCCTGTTCCCTGGGACGCGTTGACGGCGGAGCAACAGAAGTTCCAAGCCGACAAGATGGCCATTCATGCCGCCATGATCGATCGCATGGACCAAGTGATCGGCAAGGTATTGCGACAACTGGAGGCGATGGGCCAGTCCGACAACACGCTGGTCATGTTTCTATCCGACAATGGCAGTAGTGCCGAAATCATGGTCCGTGCCGATGGGCACGACCCCCAAGCTCCGCCCGGCTCGGCGGCCAGCTATCTGTGCCTGGGACCGGGCTGGTCGACGACCGGGAACACGCCTTTTCGGCGCCATAAAACCTGGACGCACGAAGGCGGGATCTCGACGCCTTTGATCGCCTCCTGGCCGCGAGGCATTCAGCACTCCGGTGCGATTCGTCGACAAGTCGGACACGTGATCGACGTGCTACCCACGATCGTGGAACTGGCCGGCGGGACGCTGGACGTGCCGGAAGCAGAGTCGGTTCGACCGGCCTTGCCGGGTAAAAGTTTGGTTGCCGTATTGCAGAAGGACGCACCGCTGCAGCGCGACTGGTTGTGGTGGTTCCACGATGGTCACAAAGCGATTCGGGTGGGGAAATGGAAGGCGGTGGCAGCCAAAGACGGTCCCTGGGAACTGTACGATTTGGCCGCAGACCGGGCGGAGTCGAATGACTTGGCGGAATCGAATCCCGATCGGTTGCGGCGGTTGGTCCAGCTGTGGGACGAACAACTGGCCGCCCACGCTGCCGCAGCTCAAGAACAATAAGTACGTCAGCCTTTCCAAGCCGACACTGGCGGCGCAGGATTTGCGACCGAATTACGCTCGTTATGATTAGCGAAACCTTCGAAATCCGCTGGTTCTTCGACTCGCCTCCCGCCGCCTTTCGAGCAGTTCATGGCCGACCGGAACAGCGTACCGATTGGTATGCGCCGAGCAGCGATGGGGCGACGAGCGTCAAGCTGCGCGGTGCGGATCCCGATTCGCCGGGACGGGTGGAATCCAAGCTGCGCAGCGACTCGCGAATTGCAGTCTTGTACGGCAACGAGCAGCATCGGGTCGAAGCTTGGGTAAAAATCTCGCTCGTTGCCGAAGATGGCGACGCGGCTGCCGAGCGGTTGTGGCGTCATGCCCGGCAGCATTGGTGTCAGGTGGTTAAACGACGCTGGCTGCGGTTTGATCGACTGCAAGACGGCCACTGGATTACCGCCCCAGAAACGGATGCGGGAGATTACGTCGAAGTCGAATGGAGCGAAGTGCGGATCGCAGAACGTCCCGCTTGGACCTTCTGCCTGGAGGCACCGCGGGCGCTCGGCAGCGGCATCCTCCAAAACTGGTTCGACCACCACCGGGGCCGCGATAGCCTTATCCCTGATCTGACCGGTTGTGGT from Roseimaritima ulvae includes these protein-coding regions:
- a CDS encoding DUF4139 domain-containing protein; this encodes MPACNTTSLLLALLTFVPLGIARPAQGRADEAVASAIDAVTVYRDQAQVIRRFDVPASPELQRIRVTGLPAQLVEGTAYAESEANTTVRSVRVYTTTQVSPESQQKLRQLRAELGELEDELEAAEQMLAVIEQDLLTVEKLVRFSAEKAQQNLDRATLDSKTVTELADFTMQRRRLLAAELHEAQGQVQQLQEDIVENQSRQQKISAQQQTRAFEAMVEVNSPEGGWVRLAYRVNQVSWTPRYTLRGQSGDDDSRTFELQLAAVVSQASGEDWQDVALTLSTAQPDIQSAGPMLTPLRVGTAATAGGTAAVSPSPAETLAGLSGRDGQEVPGWQDQAVWQRDIGLNAEAGRRQLDELSRDLNAQREVAADAGADITDATYRVPGRIDLDSRAGGQTVAISNDTLNGELAYVVTPLLSSFAYRQAELTNTLGRNLIAGEAGIYLDDKFVGTTTLPPTAAGGRLLVGFGADRQLRTRRELLSRDSSIHGGNQRQELKVRLVVSNYHDHPVSVRLLDRVPVSNQDAAISVALSAEADDQLSDDGLYRRMQYPTGILRWDLDVPAERFGSKAFDFEYRFTLEYDRQQQIVGDQMIESIRNDYRFENSSGGGMGGMGGGIF
- a CDS encoding tetratricopeptide repeat protein, with protein sequence MCLGSQPSWAGGGPENVVVLVNSRSAASKQIANFYVSLRDIPAGNVIYLDEVPEGESTDVETFRETILKPTIETINARRMAARIDYLVYSADFPTAVKIHADLENVDVEIPKVLTKTASINGLTYMAGWTMAKNPSYLSLDANGYASQTAEAALQRCYRGPVSKTCNKAMQAYRDDQFDEAFTQFSQLLEDNPSQPALHYWLARCEAQRDNWDAALESLDEAIRRGWCFRVFTSQDEAFAAGADELTFQTRLAAMPDTAWPQHPSREFRASLNWAPNGMPVASPQWGTRYFLSTVLAVTRGAGTTPAEAMANLQRSHDADFTQPRGRFCFTLTGDVRTRTRKPGFDSAIKELKRLGYNAEVIEGKLPENLNDVAGLMIGAANYQWAPTQSRILPGAICENLTSFGGKMDQRGGQTKLSELLRAGAAGSSGTVTEPYAIQAKFPHPSIQVHYAHGSSLAEAFYQSVSGPYQLLIVGDPLCQPWAVPPAFECTGLTAEQAVSGPVKCGLVATGETEIARYEIFMDGRFSGALLPGQPLTFQSTQLADGYHELRIVAIADNSLRTQARQIIPFTVDNRQQSLQLLRSGEGELKANGEVSLSVVSNLDVPIHVVHAGRELATVDAGNGEVTIACQTLGSETVRLQALAAVDGKPMYSEPLVLRIQAAEESPK
- a CDS encoding AI-2E family transporter is translated as MTESTTSRLPIDLLRPIAVVSLIVAIALAFTWATEIILILFLGVVFGVFLTKVAALISGKLPLGYRGSLTLTVLMLLLLMAGGLALFFVQINQQIERAEKKIDQGLEDLGRFVEQYPVVRSTVASTPFVSDALGVQKSPDKQTAENGSEDSQRAKGSQGMQIPDIPQPVQSAASSIGQLFKTTFGLIVNSLLIFFVGLFLAISPTTYRDGLVQLVPPPRRARAKQVLNAVGDTLWRWLIGRFGSMLVTGLGAFLLLLALGVPMAGTLGIVTALLTFIPNIGAAIALSLAMLFALPEGTATVGGVLAGYLALQLVESYIVTPLIQQQAVSLPPAMLIAAQAIMGVLFGFIGAAVASPLLAAGKRIVQMLYVEDYLGDSSAA
- a CDS encoding arylsulfatase; amino-acid sequence: MSSPIRIAVAVLTYVVLFPTAQAQTAERPNVLLILADDLGYSDLGCYGSEIETPNLDRLAEGGLRFTQFYNTARCWPTRAALLTGYYAQTVRRDIVPGVRSGGRGVRQDWATLLPVHLKPLGYRSYHSGKWHIDGMPIENGFDRSYLLKDQGRFFNPQVHWQDDERLPPVEKDSGYYATEAIGQHAIECLEEHHRQHADKPFFHYLAFTAPHFPLHALPQDIEKYKSIYRQGWEKVRQQRWAKIKQMGLLEGELSAVERDLGPPYAFPDHLEILGSGEVNRPVPWDALTAEQQKFQADKMAIHAAMIDRMDQVIGKVLRQLEAMGQSDNTLVMFLSDNGSSAEIMVRADGHDPQAPPGSAASYLCLGPGWSTTGNTPFRRHKTWTHEGGISTPLIASWPRGIQHSGAIRRQVGHVIDVLPTIVELAGGTLDVPEAESVRPALPGKSLVAVLQKDAPLQRDWLWWFHDGHKAIRVGKWKAVAAKDGPWELYDLAADRAESNDLAESNPDRLRRLVQLWDEQLAAHAAAAQEQ